One Qipengyuania gaetbuli genomic region harbors:
- a CDS encoding 2-oxoacid:ferredoxin oxidoreductase subunit beta — MNAPAKFETTLKDWETDQEVRWCPGCGDYAILKAVQRTLPQLGANPANTCFISGIGCSSRFPYYMETYGFHTIHGRAPAFATGAKLANPDLDIWLVTGDGDGLSIGGNHLMHVLRRNVNMQIMLFNNEIYGLTKGQYSPTSREGTKSPSTPLGSVDHPARPAAFALGAGARFVGRGFDVSKNLPDVLMAAHAHQGAAFIEIFQNCIVYNKDVFDDFAAPKGAEDRQLWLENGKPMLFAGDTKGITLDREKLTLGVVDVVDGDWEAAGVIVHDVTNRSIAHMLVEMPFGPFPMALGVLYDDPRPTFERAVIAEREQASAGKEANLAKLLGKGQTWTVSGTAQDPV, encoded by the coding sequence ATGAACGCCCCTGCCAAATTCGAGACCACGCTCAAGGACTGGGAAACCGACCAGGAGGTCCGCTGGTGCCCCGGTTGCGGCGACTATGCCATCCTGAAGGCCGTGCAGCGCACGTTGCCGCAGCTTGGTGCGAACCCGGCCAACACCTGCTTCATCAGCGGTATCGGCTGTTCGAGCCGGTTCCCCTATTACATGGAAACCTACGGCTTCCACACGATCCACGGCCGCGCGCCGGCTTTCGCGACGGGGGCGAAGCTCGCCAATCCCGATCTCGACATCTGGCTGGTGACCGGTGACGGCGACGGCCTGTCCATCGGCGGCAACCACCTGATGCACGTGCTGCGCCGTAACGTGAACATGCAGATCATGCTGTTCAACAACGAGATCTACGGCCTCACCAAAGGCCAGTACTCGCCCACCAGCCGCGAAGGAACCAAGTCGCCTTCGACCCCGCTGGGCAGCGTCGACCATCCCGCCCGTCCGGCTGCTTTCGCGCTGGGTGCGGGGGCGCGCTTCGTTGGCCGCGGCTTCGACGTTTCGAAGAACCTGCCCGACGTGCTGATGGCAGCCCATGCCCACCAAGGCGCGGCCTTCATCGAGATTTTCCAGAACTGCATCGTCTACAACAAGGACGTGTTCGATGATTTCGCCGCGCCCAAGGGTGCCGAAGACCGCCAGCTCTGGCTCGAAAACGGCAAGCCCATGCTGTTCGCAGGCGACACCAAGGGCATCACGCTCGACCGGGAGAAGCTGACGCTGGGCGTGGTCGACGTGGTCGATGGCGACTGGGAAGCGGCAGGCGTGATCGTCCACGACGTTACCAACCGCTCGATCGCGCACATGCTCGTCGAAATGCCCTTCGGCCCGTTCCCGATGGCTCTCGGCGTGCTTTACGACGATCCGCGCCCGACTTTCGAAAGAGCGGTGATCGCAGAGCGTGAGCAGGCGAGTGCGGGCAAGGAAGCCAATCTCGCCAAGCTGCTGGGCAAGGGCCAGACCTGGACGGTCAGCGGCACGGCGCAGGATCCGGTCTGA
- a CDS encoding phosphatase PAP2 family protein — protein MPLSSLKTYIHREQKLLIGLALGAALTAGFISLADEMAEGETKAFDTGFLRALRTPDDLSTPIGPDWLLPAMRDLTALGGVTVLTLVSALAVAFLLTRGRVRQAFYTALATGGGALFGTLLKELFARARPEAVPHLVEVTSLSFPSGHSMNSAIIYLTLAVMISRSFEERRTRLFVIGVAALLVLTIGFTRLYLGVHYPTDVLGGWTVGAAWALAMGLVATRLQDRRKMEQPGKDPA, from the coding sequence GTGCCGCTTTCCAGCCTGAAGACATACATCCACCGCGAACAGAAGCTGCTTATCGGCCTTGCGCTGGGCGCGGCGCTGACGGCAGGCTTCATCAGCCTTGCGGACGAGATGGCGGAAGGCGAGACGAAGGCCTTCGACACGGGCTTCCTGCGGGCGCTTCGCACGCCCGACGACCTGTCGACGCCGATCGGTCCGGACTGGCTGCTGCCTGCCATGCGCGACCTCACCGCATTGGGCGGTGTGACCGTGCTGACGCTGGTGTCCGCCCTTGCGGTCGCATTCCTGCTGACACGGGGGCGCGTGAGGCAGGCGTTCTACACCGCGCTTGCCACTGGCGGCGGCGCGCTATTCGGCACGCTACTGAAGGAACTTTTTGCCCGCGCGCGGCCCGAAGCGGTGCCGCATCTCGTCGAAGTCACTTCGCTCAGTTTTCCGAGCGGCCATTCGATGAACAGCGCGATCATCTATCTCACGCTGGCCGTGATGATTTCGCGAAGTTTCGAGGAGCGACGAACACGGCTTTTCGTGATCGGCGTTGCGGCGCTACTGGTGCTGACCATCGGCTTCACCCGCCTCTATCTCGGCGTGCATTATCCGACCGACGTGCTCGGCGGGTGGACCGTTGGTGCGGCATGGGCGCTCGCCATGGGCCTGGTGGCGACCAGGCTTCAGGACAGGCGAAAGATGGAACAGCCGGGCAAGGACCCGGCCTGA
- a CDS encoding metal-dependent hydrolase, with protein sequence MKKKTGLAMPALIIGANLPDVDAACLFWLEGVEHLGFRRGITHGPPALVLLPLLLAGLLYGYDRWQEKRGTRPQGRLPVDFKWLYLVSLIGCLTHPALDWMNVYGIRLLEPFSSRWFYGDTLFIIDLWLWALLGFATWFSLRREKRGGAWQGPARAALAAMLAYIGVNHAITRQAEAELRESPTGTDIVIASPVPFWFWQREMIAGGNGLYTLGEDTSLPGVPLDRCDLMTPYTFNSQVRAFLFWSRTPYIVPREDGTLWLQDARFSDPRASGRFEVQLPSDACPGIRTEPRAQ encoded by the coding sequence CTGAAGAAGAAAACCGGGCTGGCGATGCCTGCGCTGATCATCGGGGCGAACCTGCCCGATGTGGATGCGGCCTGCCTGTTCTGGCTGGAAGGGGTCGAACACCTCGGCTTCCGTCGCGGCATTACCCACGGGCCGCCTGCGCTGGTGCTGCTACCCCTGCTGCTGGCCGGCCTGCTCTACGGATACGACCGCTGGCAGGAGAAGCGCGGCACGCGGCCCCAAGGGCGGCTGCCGGTCGATTTCAAATGGCTCTACCTCGTCAGCCTGATCGGGTGCCTGACCCATCCGGCGCTCGACTGGATGAACGTCTATGGCATCCGCCTGCTGGAGCCGTTTTCCTCGCGCTGGTTCTATGGCGACACGCTGTTCATCATCGACTTGTGGCTGTGGGCGCTGCTGGGCTTTGCGACGTGGTTTTCCCTCCGGCGCGAGAAGCGCGGCGGTGCGTGGCAAGGCCCGGCCAGGGCCGCGCTTGCCGCCATGCTCGCCTATATCGGCGTGAACCATGCGATCACGCGGCAGGCGGAGGCCGAGCTGCGCGAAAGCCCCACCGGAACCGACATCGTCATCGCTAGCCCGGTGCCTTTCTGGTTCTGGCAACGCGAGATGATCGCAGGCGGCAACGGGCTCTACACGCTAGGCGAGGATACGAGCTTGCCCGGCGTGCCGCTCGACCGGTGCGACCTGATGACGCCCTATACCTTCAATTCGCAGGTCCGGGCCTTCCTGTTCTGGTCGCGCACGCCCTATATCGTGCCGCGCGAAGACGGCACGCTGTGGCTGCAGGATGCCCGCTTTTCCGACCCTCGCGCCAGCGGACGCTTCGAAGTGCAATTGCCCTCCGATGCCTGCCCGGGAATTCGCACGGAACCGAGGGCGCAGTGA
- a CDS encoding cryptochrome/photolyase family protein: MSLPQIVWLRRDLRMADQPALHAAAKAGPVIPVYVLDDERAGDHAYGGASRWWLHHSLESLGRSLGARKSRIVLRKGDAPQVLAALADETGASCIHAIRHYEPWWKEAEDELRDALGEGRKLCLYDGNYLMPPGSVTTGSGDPYKIYTPFSKALLEHMPPRDVLGEPDTIHSPEAWPDSDTLEDWDLLPTRPDWAGGFRAFWEVGEAAAHGRLDWWVDRVGDYDEGRNLPSKDITSRLSPHLHWGEISPAQVWHKLKDKRSDGWRTFVKEIIWRDYAQNVIDQFPDYPRTSYRDYDERKLWRNPDAGHLIREDLKCWQRGMTGYPVVDAGMRQLWRTGWMHNRVRMIAASFLVKHLLIDWRFGEQWFWDCLVDADYGNNGVNWQWISGTGVDSNMFVRIMAPLTQSEKFDAAGYIREYVPELARLSDAEIHDPPDHQRGKYPKKMIGHKEARERALEAYKSAKS, from the coding sequence ATGAGTTTACCACAGATCGTCTGGTTGCGGCGCGACTTGCGCATGGCCGACCAGCCTGCGCTCCATGCCGCGGCCAAGGCCGGGCCGGTCATTCCGGTCTATGTCCTCGACGACGAACGGGCGGGCGACCACGCCTATGGCGGTGCGTCGCGCTGGTGGCTGCACCATTCGCTGGAATCGCTCGGCCGTTCGCTGGGCGCTCGCAAGTCGCGGATCGTGCTGCGCAAGGGCGACGCGCCGCAGGTGCTTGCTGCTCTCGCCGACGAGACGGGTGCGAGCTGCATCCACGCCATCCGCCATTACGAGCCCTGGTGGAAGGAGGCGGAGGACGAGCTGCGCGATGCGCTGGGCGAGGGGCGCAAGCTGTGCCTCTACGACGGGAATTACCTGATGCCGCCGGGCAGCGTGACGACCGGCTCGGGCGACCCTTACAAGATCTACACGCCGTTTTCGAAGGCGCTGCTCGAACACATGCCCCCGCGCGATGTGCTGGGCGAGCCGGATACGATCCATTCGCCCGAGGCATGGCCCGATAGCGACACTCTGGAAGACTGGGACCTGCTGCCGACCAGGCCCGACTGGGCGGGCGGTTTCCGCGCGTTCTGGGAAGTGGGCGAGGCGGCGGCGCATGGCCGGCTCGACTGGTGGGTGGACCGCGTGGGCGACTATGACGAGGGGCGCAACCTGCCGTCCAAGGACATCACCTCGCGCCTGTCGCCGCATCTGCACTGGGGCGAGATCAGTCCTGCGCAGGTGTGGCACAAGCTCAAGGACAAACGGTCCGACGGGTGGAGGACCTTTGTGAAGGAGATCATCTGGCGCGATTATGCGCAGAACGTGATCGACCAGTTCCCCGACTATCCGCGGACAAGCTACCGCGACTATGACGAGCGCAAGCTGTGGCGCAATCCCGATGCCGGGCACCTGATCCGCGAGGACCTGAAATGCTGGCAGCGCGGCATGACCGGCTATCCGGTGGTAGATGCGGGAATGCGCCAGCTGTGGCGGACCGGCTGGATGCACAACCGCGTGCGGATGATCGCGGCGAGCTTCCTCGTGAAGCACCTGCTGATCGACTGGCGTTTCGGCGAACAATGGTTCTGGGACTGCCTCGTCGATGCCGATTACGGCAATAACGGCGTCAACTGGCAGTGGATCAGCGGCACGGGCGTCGACAGCAACATGTTCGTGCGCATCATGGCGCCGCTCACCCAGAGCGAGAAGTTCGACGCGGCGGGATACATCCGCGAGTACGTGCCGGAGCTTGCAAGACTGTCCGATGCGGAGATCCACGATCCGCCGGACCACCAGCGCGGCAAGTATCCCAAGAAAATGATCGGCCACAAGGAAGCGCGCGAACGGGCGTTGGAGGCCTACAAGTCGGCCAAGTCGTAG
- a CDS encoding SAM-dependent methyltransferase, translating to MDMPTSQRGRDLIEGARPFARKPGLLARLVAPGFGKILDRIDTALVSGTIHVTLPDGSTRTLGGRAQGFECEVELRSWNALVRLASNGSVGWYQAWETGEWWSPDPVPLFALFMQHAARLGDTARAKGPFRHGLKLAHLFNRNTHEGAQKNISAHYDLGNDFYAAWLDPTMSYSSALDVRGDGLEAAQRRKWDALASRLGDPASLLEIGCGWGALADFFASRGSDVTAISLSDEQLSWARARHSDAVDFRKQDYRDTAGRYDAIVSVEMVEALGREYWPTFMDCIARNLKPGGRAAIQYISMRDELFDDYAKSADFIQAYVFPGGLLIRTSEFRRLAEERGLAWQDQADFALDYAETLRIWRERFDHAEQAGELPPGFDVRFCNLWRYYLMYCEGGFRGGGIDVHQVTLVKEGEGK from the coding sequence ATGGACATGCCTACCAGCCAGCGCGGACGAGACCTTATCGAAGGTGCGCGGCCCTTTGCCCGCAAGCCCGGCCTCCTGGCACGGCTGGTTGCCCCCGGCTTCGGCAAGATCCTCGACCGCATCGACACGGCGCTGGTTTCGGGCACTATCCACGTGACGCTGCCCGATGGAAGCACGCGCACTCTCGGCGGCCGTGCGCAGGGTTTTGAATGCGAGGTCGAGCTGCGCAGCTGGAATGCGCTGGTGCGCCTTGCCAGCAATGGCTCGGTCGGCTGGTACCAGGCGTGGGAGACGGGCGAATGGTGGAGCCCCGATCCGGTCCCGCTCTTCGCGCTGTTCATGCAGCACGCCGCGCGGCTGGGCGATACGGCGCGGGCCAAGGGTCCGTTCCGCCACGGGCTCAAGCTCGCCCACCTGTTCAACCGCAACACGCACGAGGGCGCGCAGAAGAACATCTCGGCGCATTACGACCTCGGCAATGATTTCTACGCCGCGTGGCTCGACCCGACGATGAGCTATTCCTCCGCGCTCGATGTGCGCGGCGACGGGCTCGAGGCGGCGCAGCGGCGCAAGTGGGACGCGCTGGCGTCACGCCTTGGCGATCCCGCCTCGTTGCTCGAAATCGGCTGCGGCTGGGGCGCGCTGGCGGACTTTTTCGCGTCGCGGGGCAGTGACGTCACGGCGATAAGCCTGTCCGACGAACAGCTGTCCTGGGCGAGGGCGCGCCACAGTGACGCCGTCGATTTCCGCAAGCAGGACTACCGCGACACGGCAGGCCGCTACGACGCCATTGTCAGCGTCGAGATGGTCGAGGCGCTGGGGCGCGAATACTGGCCGACCTTCATGGATTGCATCGCGCGAAACCTGAAGCCGGGCGGGCGCGCGGCGATCCAGTATATCTCCATGCGCGACGAGCTGTTCGACGATTATGCGAAGAGCGCGGACTTCATCCAGGCCTATGTCTTCCCGGGCGGGCTGCTGATCCGCACCAGCGAATTCCGCCGCCTGGCCGAAGAGCGGGGCCTTGCATGGCAGGACCAGGCCGATTTCGCGCTCGACTATGCCGAAACGCTGCGCATCTGGCGCGAGCGGTTCGACCATGCCGAGCAGGCAGGCGAACTGCCGCCCGGTTTCGACGTGCGGTTCTGCAATCTGTGGCGCTATTACCTGATGTATTGCGAAGGGGGATTCCGCGGCGGCGGGATCGATGTCCACCAGGTCACGCTGGTGAAAGAGGGAGAGGGCAAATGA
- a CDS encoding serine hydrolase domain-containing protein yields the protein MRIRSVLASMTAIALCGCAASYDATQTVHVHSAPAVTQSTPAQMASLDPSDSILFWNDARRSAAFRSMETMFPGLEVAPASQTRHLPDGKALSADQEAAVRAFMADTSAAGVMVLQDGKVRFEDYALGLDSNDRWTSFSVAKSFTSTLLGAAIQDGHIESVDTPVTAIIPALAGTAYDGVTVGQIAMMTSGVAWNEDYTDPDSDVAKMLAIAPVEGESQAVTYARTLKREAPAGQKWVYKTLETNLLGLIVEEATGKSLAAYSAEKIVDPAGFAGGLFWMQDLTGGNIGGCCLSLRLSDYARFGQFVLEGGDGVVPDGWFAEAGAPQVSFAPRAPGFGYGYQWWAYPGGNYGAQGIFGQAITIVPEKKLVVAVVSNWPTATSSENRAKAQALVAKLSEGAD from the coding sequence ATGAGGATTCGTTCGGTTCTTGCATCGATGACGGCGATCGCGCTGTGCGGGTGCGCCGCAAGCTACGATGCAACGCAGACGGTACATGTGCATTCGGCGCCTGCGGTGACGCAGTCGACCCCGGCCCAGATGGCGAGCCTCGACCCGTCCGATTCGATCCTGTTCTGGAACGATGCGCGCCGCTCTGCCGCCTTCCGCAGCATGGAGACGATGTTCCCCGGGCTGGAAGTCGCTCCGGCATCGCAGACCCGTCACCTTCCCGACGGCAAGGCATTGAGCGCGGATCAGGAGGCTGCGGTGCGCGCCTTCATGGCCGATACCTCGGCAGCAGGCGTGATGGTGCTGCAGGATGGCAAGGTCCGGTTCGAGGACTACGCGCTGGGCCTAGACTCCAACGACCGCTGGACCAGCTTCTCGGTCGCCAAGAGCTTTACCTCGACCCTGCTGGGCGCAGCGATCCAGGACGGGCACATCGAGAGCGTCGATACGCCCGTGACCGCGATCATCCCGGCACTTGCGGGAACGGCCTATGACGGCGTCACGGTCGGCCAGATCGCCATGATGACCTCGGGCGTGGCATGGAACGAGGACTACACCGATCCCGACAGCGACGTGGCCAAGATGCTCGCCATCGCGCCCGTCGAAGGCGAATCGCAGGCCGTCACCTATGCCCGGACGCTCAAGCGTGAGGCGCCCGCGGGCCAGAAATGGGTCTACAAGACGCTGGAGACCAACCTCCTCGGCCTGATCGTCGAGGAAGCCACCGGCAAGTCGCTCGCGGCCTATTCGGCGGAGAAGATCGTCGATCCGGCGGGCTTTGCCGGCGGATTGTTCTGGATGCAGGACCTCACCGGCGGGAATATCGGCGGCTGCTGCCTGTCGCTGCGCCTGTCCGACTATGCGCGCTTCGGCCAGTTCGTGCTCGAAGGCGGTGACGGCGTGGTGCCGGACGGCTGGTTCGCCGAGGCAGGCGCACCGCAGGTCTCCTTCGCGCCGCGCGCGCCGGGCTTCGGCTATGGCTACCAGTGGTGGGCATATCCGGGCGGCAATTACGGGGCGCAGGGCATCTTCGGCCAGGCGATCACCATCGTGCCCGAAAAGAAGCTTGTCGTCGCCGTGGTCAGCAACTGGCCGACCGCGACCAGCAGCGAAAACCGCGCCAAGGCGCAGGCACTCGTCGCAAAGCTGTCGGAAGGGGCGGACTAG
- a CDS encoding PilZ domain-containing protein has product MSYQTQDRYSLAAQEDRCAPRTRLTIPGQLRASGGRAFQTVVHDLSISGFSAAAINRMHEGQMCWLTLPGLESLQAQVVWWENCMVGCAFSELLSPIVHDNILARYSGEGAYRPY; this is encoded by the coding sequence ATGAGCTACCAGACCCAGGATCGCTACTCGCTCGCAGCGCAGGAAGACCGGTGCGCGCCGCGCACCAGGCTGACCATTCCCGGCCAGCTGCGCGCCAGCGGCGGACGCGCCTTCCAGACGGTGGTCCACGATCTGTCGATCTCCGGTTTCTCGGCAGCGGCGATCAACCGCATGCACGAAGGCCAGATGTGCTGGCTCACCCTCCCCGGCCTCGAATCGCTGCAGGCGCAGGTCGTGTGGTGGGAAAACTGCATGGTCGGCTGCGCGTTCAGCGAGCTGCTGAGCCCGATCGTCCACGACAACATCCTCGCCCGTTACAGCGGCGAAGGTGCCTACCGCCCTTACTGA
- a CDS encoding SDR family NAD(P)-dependent oxidoreductase, translated as MTKPLEGKLALVTGASKGIGAASAVALAEAGAHVVLTGRDVRALEAVEDRIHETGGQSTIAPVDLAESDGIARLASAIAGRWDKLDILVISAAYLPTLTPVTQIDGKQFSQAMTINVLATQALLANFDPLLKRADAGRVIGLTSSVGETPRAYWSAYGSTKAAFDNLLDSYAQEVEKISGVRVSIVDPGATRTAMRAKAYPGEDPQTVKPPEAVGERLVELLVNDFATRHRERIES; from the coding sequence ATGACGAAACCGCTCGAGGGTAAACTCGCCCTGGTCACGGGTGCGAGCAAGGGCATCGGCGCGGCCAGCGCCGTCGCGCTCGCCGAAGCAGGCGCGCACGTGGTCCTCACCGGCCGCGACGTGCGCGCGCTGGAGGCGGTGGAAGACCGCATCCACGAAACCGGCGGCCAATCCACCATTGCCCCTGTCGACCTTGCCGAAAGCGACGGCATCGCCCGCCTCGCCTCCGCCATTGCCGGACGCTGGGACAAGCTGGATATCCTGGTGATTTCAGCAGCCTATCTGCCAACCCTTACACCGGTTACGCAGATCGACGGCAAGCAGTTCAGCCAGGCGATGACGATCAACGTGCTGGCGACGCAGGCACTGCTGGCGAATTTCGACCCGCTGCTGAAGCGCGCCGATGCCGGCCGCGTCATCGGCCTGACCAGCAGCGTCGGCGAAACCCCCCGCGCCTATTGGTCCGCCTATGGTTCGACCAAGGCCGCGTTCGACAATCTGCTCGATTCCTATGCGCAGGAGGTCGAAAAGATTTCCGGTGTCCGCGTGTCGATCGTCGATCCGGGCGCGACCCGCACCGCGATGCGCGCCAAGGCCTATCCCGGCGAAGACCCGCAGACGGTCAAACCGCCCGAAGCCGTGGGCGAGCGCCTGGTCGAGCTGCTTGTTAACGATTTCGCGACCCGCCACCGAGAGCGGATCGAAAGCTAG
- the purF gene encoding amidophosphoribosyltransferase, producing MNTPLGNLTHPFLDEDGDKLREECGVFGVINAADASAATALGLHALQHRGQEAAGIVAWDGSEFRARRGLGHVAENFSSADAIAELPGHMAAGHVRYSTTGGAGLRNVQPLYADLASGGFAVAHNGNISNAGTLREELVQRGAIFQSTSDTEVIIHLVATSRYPTIVDRLVDALRLLEGAYALIVMTPEGMIACRDPLGIRPLVMGRIGDATAFASESVAFDVVGAEMIREVEPGELIKVDYDGNIDSIHPFGTHRARPCIFEHVYFSRPDSFFAGRSVYEARKAIGAELAKEKPVEADLVVPVPDSGVPAAIGYAQASGIPFELGIIRSHYVGRTFIQPSDGARHAGVKRKHNANRMLVEGKRIVLIDDSIVRGTTSMQIVEMMRDAGAKEVHFRVASPPTAYSCFYGVDTPERSKLLAARMDLEPMREFIKADSLAFVSIDGLYRAVGEKPRKKECPQFCDACFTGDYPTSLTDLAKREDKQKQLAFPVNKVA from the coding sequence GTGAATACGCCCCTTGGGAACCTCACCCACCCTTTCCTCGACGAGGATGGCGACAAGCTGCGTGAGGAATGCGGCGTGTTCGGCGTCATCAACGCTGCCGATGCATCGGCGGCCACCGCGCTTGGCCTCCACGCGCTCCAGCACCGCGGGCAGGAAGCTGCCGGGATCGTCGCCTGGGACGGCTCGGAATTCCGCGCCCGCCGCGGCCTCGGCCATGTGGCCGAGAACTTCTCTTCCGCCGACGCGATCGCAGAACTGCCCGGCCACATGGCCGCCGGTCACGTGCGCTATTCGACCACCGGCGGCGCAGGCCTGCGCAATGTGCAGCCGCTCTATGCGGACCTTGCGAGCGGCGGTTTCGCCGTCGCGCACAACGGCAATATCTCGAACGCCGGCACTCTGCGCGAAGAACTGGTCCAGCGCGGCGCGATCTTCCAGTCGACCTCCGACACGGAAGTCATCATCCACCTCGTCGCCACCAGCCGTTACCCGACCATCGTCGACCGGCTGGTCGATGCGCTGCGCCTGCTCGAAGGCGCCTATGCGCTGATCGTGATGACGCCCGAAGGCATGATCGCCTGCCGCGACCCGCTCGGCATCCGTCCGCTCGTCATGGGCCGGATCGGCGATGCGACCGCGTTTGCCAGCGAAAGCGTCGCCTTCGACGTGGTCGGCGCGGAAATGATCCGCGAGGTCGAACCGGGCGAACTGATCAAGGTCGATTACGACGGCAATATCGATTCGATCCACCCGTTCGGCACGCACCGTGCGCGCCCGTGCATCTTCGAACACGTCTATTTCAGCCGTCCCGACAGCTTCTTTGCCGGGCGTAGCGTCTACGAGGCGCGCAAGGCCATCGGCGCCGAGCTGGCGAAGGAAAAGCCGGTCGAGGCCGATCTGGTGGTGCCCGTGCCCGACAGCGGCGTTCCGGCGGCCATCGGCTATGCGCAGGCGTCGGGCATCCCGTTCGAACTGGGCATCATCCGTTCGCACTATGTCGGGCGCACCTTCATCCAGCCGTCCGACGGCGCGCGCCACGCAGGCGTGAAGCGCAAGCACAATGCCAACCGCATGCTTGTGGAAGGCAAGCGCATCGTCCTGATCGACGATTCGATCGTGCGCGGCACCACCTCGATGCAGATCGTCGAGATGATGCGCGATGCGGGCGCCAAGGAAGTGCACTTCCGCGTCGCCAGCCCGCCTACCGCCTACAGCTGCTTCTACGGCGTCGACACGCCCGAACGGTCCAAGCTGCTGGCAGCGCGCATGGATCTCGAACCGATGCGCGAATTCATCAAGGCGGACAGCCTCGCCTTCGTGTCCATCGACGGGCTTTACCGCGCGGTCGGCGAAAAGCCGCGCAAGAAGGAATGCCCGCAATTCTGCGACGCCTGCTTCACCGGCGATTATCCCACCTCGCTGACCGACCTCGCCAAGCGCGAGGACAAGCAGAAGCAGCTCGCCTTTCCGGTAAACAAGGTCGCCTGA
- a CDS encoding lipoprotein-releasing ABC transporter permease subunit: MILSPFERTIAKRYLLPGRSEAFIALVAGISITVVMLSVAMLVIVMSVMNGFRAELLDKIVGLNGHAIIQAYGGPMEDWEEILQETRQTPGVVEASPLIEQPLLVTFNGRAEAILLRGNTAQDIRELGEKTLGGNMDSLQPGSGKVAIGARLAENIGARVGDTITVINPQGRSTPFGTVPRQIGYEIGAIFEIGIYDYDGAFVVMPMQDAQTLLLIGDKVGMIEVKVTDPDEVEEILEPVQAQLAGRAVIQTWKTINATLFEALQVERAAMAFALSFMVLVAAFNILSSLVMLVRAKTRDIAIMRTMGATRRSLTKIFVTTGFTVGALGTIAGLILGALVLGFREQIVAAISWLTGADLWDPQVRFLSTIPSKPDPVEIAMIVGLALVMSFLATLYPALKAASTDPVQVLRYE, encoded by the coding sequence TTGATCCTCTCTCCCTTCGAACGGACCATCGCCAAGCGCTACCTGCTTCCCGGCAGGAGCGAGGCGTTCATCGCGCTGGTCGCGGGCATATCCATCACCGTCGTCATGCTGTCGGTCGCCATGCTGGTGATCGTGATGAGCGTGATGAACGGGTTCCGCGCCGAACTGCTCGACAAGATCGTCGGTCTCAACGGGCACGCGATCATCCAGGCCTATGGCGGACCGATGGAAGACTGGGAGGAAATCCTCCAGGAAACCCGCCAGACGCCCGGTGTGGTGGAAGCCAGCCCGCTGATCGAACAGCCGCTGCTGGTGACCTTCAACGGCAGGGCGGAGGCGATCCTGCTGCGCGGCAATACGGCGCAGGACATTCGCGAGCTGGGCGAAAAGACGCTCGGCGGCAACATGGATTCGCTCCAGCCGGGCTCAGGCAAGGTCGCGATCGGTGCGCGGCTTGCGGAGAACATCGGCGCGCGGGTAGGCGACACCATCACGGTCATCAATCCGCAGGGCCGTTCGACGCCGTTCGGTACCGTGCCGCGCCAGATCGGCTACGAGATCGGGGCGATCTTCGAAATCGGCATTTACGACTATGACGGCGCCTTCGTCGTCATGCCGATGCAGGATGCGCAGACCCTGCTCCTGATCGGCGACAAGGTCGGCATGATCGAGGTGAAGGTGACCGATCCGGACGAGGTCGAGGAGATCCTCGAACCCGTGCAGGCGCAGCTTGCCGGGCGCGCGGTCATCCAGACCTGGAAGACCATCAACGCGACCCTGTTCGAGGCGCTTCAGGTGGAACGCGCAGCAATGGCTTTCGCCTTGAGTTTCATGGTGCTGGTGGCCGCATTCAACATTTTGTCGAGCCTCGTGATGCTCGTCCGCGCCAAGACGCGCGACATAGCCATCATGCGCACGATGGGCGCGACGCGGCGCAGCCTGACCAAGATTTTCGTGACCACCGGCTTCACCGTGGGCGCGCTGGGCACGATCGCCGGCCTCATCCTCGGCGCGCTCGTGCTGGGCTTCCGCGAACAGATCGTGGCGGCCATCAGCTGGCTGACCGGCGCCGACCTCTGGGACCCGCAGGTCCGCTTCCTCAGCACCATCCCGTCGAAGCCCGATCCGGTGGAAATCGCCATGATCGTCGGCCTTGCGCTGGTGATGAGCTTCCTCGCCACGCTCTATCCGGCGCTCAAGGCTGCCAGCACGGACCCGGTACAGGTGCTTCGCTATGAATAG